In Arvicola amphibius chromosome 13, mArvAmp1.2, whole genome shotgun sequence, a genomic segment contains:
- the Sec24c gene encoding protein transport protein Sec24C isoform X1, with product MNVNQSAPPVPPFGQSQPIYPGYHQSGYGGQPGPAAPAYGAYNGPLPGYQQTPPQGVPRAPPSSGAPPASTAQAPCGQTTYGQFGQGDIQNGPSSTAQMQRVPGSQQFGSPLAPQVNQPAVLQPYGPPPTSTQVTAQLAGMQISGAGSQAPPSSGLGYGSPTSLASASGSFPNSGPYGSYPQSQAPPLSQTQGHPGVQPPLRSAPPLASSFTPPASGGPRMPSMTGPLPPGQGFGSLPVSQPNHVSLPPAHAVPPGTQMTGPSVPPPPMHSPQQPGYQLQQNGSFGPARGPQPNYESPYPGTPTFGSQPGPPQPLPPKRLDPDAIPSPIQVIEDDRNNRGSEPFVTGVRGQVPPLVTTNFLVKDQGNASPRYIRCTSYNIPCTSDMAKQAQVPLAAVIKPLARLPLEEASPYVVDHGESGPLRCNRCKAYMCPLMTFIEGGRRFQCSFCSCINDVPPQYFQHLDHTGKRVDAYDRPELSLGSYEFLATVDYCKNNKFPSPPAFIFMIDVSYNAIRTGLVRLLCEELKSLLDYLPREGGAEESVIRVGFVTYNKVLHFYNVKSSLAQPQMMVVSDVADMFVPLLDGFLVNVNESRAVITSLLDQIPEMFADTRETETVFAPVIQAGMEALKAAECAGKLFLFHTSLPIAEAPGKLKNRDDRKLINTDKEKTLFQPQTGTYQTLAKDCVTQGCCVDLFLFPNQYVDVATLSVVPQLTGGSVYKYACFQVENDQERFLSDLRRDVQKVVGFDAVMRVRTSTGIRAVDFFGAFYMSNTTDVELAGLDEDKTVAVEFKHDDRLSEESGALLQCALLYTSCAGQRRLRIHNLALNCCTQLADLYRNCETDTLINYMAKFAYRGVLNSPVKNVRDTLITQCAQILACYRKNCASPSSAGQLILPECMKLLPVYLNCVLKSDVLQPGAEVTTDDRAYVRQLVSSMDVAETNVFFYPRLLPLTKSPIDSTTEPPAVRASEERLSSGDIYLLENGLNLFVWVGASVQQGVVQSLFNVSSFSQITSGLSVLPVLDNPLSKKVRSLIDSLRAQRMRYMKLIVVKQEDKLEMLFKHFLVEDKSLSGGASYVDFLCHMHKEIRQLLS from the exons ATGAATGTCAACCAATCAGCTCCACCTGTTCCACCATTTGGGCAGAGCCAGCCCATCTACCCAGGGTATCATCAGTCCGGTTATGGTGGGCAACCAGGACCTGCAGCACCTGCCTATGGAGCCTACAATGGCCCACTGCCAGGCTATCAGCAGACACCTCCCCAAG GTGTGCCAAGAGCCCCACCTTCCTCAGGGGCACCTCCAGCCTCAACAGCACAGGCCCCCTGTGGTCAGACTACATATGGCCAGTTTGGTCAAGGTGATATACAGAATGGGCCAAGCTCCACGGCTCAGATGCAAAG GGTCCCAGGGTCTCAGCAGTTTGGGTCCCCATTGGCCCCTCAGGTCAACCAGCCAGCTGTGCTTCAGCCCTATGGCCCTCCCCCGACAAGTACACAGGTGACTGCACAGCTTGCTGGAATGCAGATCAGTGGTGCTGGGTCTCaagcccctccctcttctgggTTAGGCTATG GTTCACCAACATCATTGGCCTCAGCCTCAGGAAGTTTCCCTAATTCTGGTCCATATGGCTCCTATCCTCAGAGCCAGGCTCCTCCCCTTAGCCAGACTCAGGGTCATCCTGGAGTCCAGCCTCCCCTGCGATCTGCTCCACCACTGGCTTCCAGCTTCACACCCCCAGCTTCAGGTGGTCCCCGGATGCCTTCCATGACTGGTCCACTTCCACCTGGACAGGGCTTTGGGAGTCTCCCAGTGAGCCAGCCCAACCACGTGTCCTTGCCTCCTGCCCATGCTGTGCCCCCAGGCACCCAGATGACTGGACCCTCAGTACCACCGCCACCTATGCACTCCCCTCAGCAGCCAGGCTATCAGCTGCAGCAGAATG GTTCCTTTGGACCAGCCCGAGGCCCTCAGCCTAATTACGAGAGCCCATACCCTGGAACGCCTACCTTTGGCAGTCAGCCTGGGCCTCCTCAGCCACTGCCTCCTAAGCGCCTGGACCCTGATGCCATCCCCAGCCCT ATTCAGGTTATTGAAGATGACAGAAACAACCGGGGTTCAGAGCCATTTGTTACTGGTGTAAGGGGACAGGTGCCACCTCTAGTCACCACCAACTTCCTGGTGAAAGACCAAG GGAATGCAAGTCCCCGGTACATTCGATGCACATCCTATAATATCCCTTGCACATCTGACATGGCTAAGCAGGCTCAGGTGCCTCTGGCAGCTGTCATCAAACCACTGGCAAGGCTGCCCCTAGAGGAG GCTTCACCATATGTTGTGGACCATGGCGAATCCGGCCCTCTACGCTGCAATCGCTGCAAAGCATACATGTGCCCTCTCATGACATTCATCGAGGGAGGGAGGCGCTTCCAGTGCTCCTTTTGCAGTTGTATCAATGATG TTCCCCCCCAGTATTTTCAACATCTGGATCATACTGGCAAACGTGTGGATGCTTATGACCGTCCTGAGCTGTCCCTGGGGTCTTATGAATTCTTGGCCACTGTAGATTACTGCAAG AACAATAAATTCCCCAGTCCTCCTGCTTTCATCTTTATGATTGATGTCTCCTACAACGCCATCAGGACTGGTCTTGTTCGGCTCCTCTGTGAGGAGCTCAAGTCACTCTTGGACTACCTGCCTAG GGAGGGTGGCGCAGAAGAGTCAGTGATCCGAGTTGGCTTTGTCACCTACAATAAGGTGCTCCACTTCTACAATGTGAAGAGCTCCTTGGCTCAGCCCCAGATGATGGTTGTGTCTGATGTGGCTGACATGTTTGTGCCACTGCTAGATGGCTTCCTGGTCAATGTCAATGAGTCCCGTGCAGTCATCACCAG CTTATTGGATCAGATCCCAGAAATGTTTGCAGacacaagagagacagagacagtattTGCCCCAGTTATCCAGGCTGGAATGGAAGCTCTGAAG GCTGCTGAGTGTGCGGGAAAGCTGTTTCTGTTCCACACGTCCTTGCCCATTGCAGAAGCCCCAGGGAAGCTAAAGAATAGAGATGACAGGAAGTTGATCAACACAGACAAGGAGAAG aCTCTGTTCCAGCCTCAGACAGGTACCTATCAGACTCTGGCCAAAGACTGTGTGACTCAAGGCTGCTGCGTggacctcttcctcttccctaaCCAATATGTAGATGTGGCCACACTCTCTGTTGTTCCCCAGCTCACTGGAGGCTCTGTCTACAAATATGCCTGCTTTCAG GTGGAAAATGACCAGGAACGGTTCTTGAGTGACCTGCGTCGGGATGTACAGAAGGTGGTGGGCTTTGATGCTGTGATGCGGGTTCGGACAAGTACCG GTATCCGTGCTGTGGATTTCTTTGGAGCTTTCTACATGAGCAATACAACGGATGTGGAGTTGGCTGGACTGGACGAGGACAAGACAGTGGCTGTAGAATTCAAGCATGATGACCGGCTCAGTGAAGAGAGTGGAGCCCTGCTGCAG TGTGCCCTGCTTTATACCAGCTGTGCAGGGCAGCGTCGGCTTCGCATCCACAACCTGGCCCTAAACTGCTGCACCCAGTTGGCTGATCTATATCGAAACTGTGAAACAGACACGCTCATCAACTACATGGCCAAGTTTG CATATCGGGGTGTTCTGAATAGCCCTGTGAAGAATGTACGTGACACTCTGATCACCCAGTGTGCCCAGATCCTGGCCTGTTACAGAAAGAACTGTGCCAGCCCTTCCTCTGCAGGACAG TTGATCCTTCCCGAGTGTATGAAGCTACTCCCAGTTTACCTGAACTGTGTCTTGAAGAGTGATGTTCTGCAGCCTGGCGCTGAGGTCACTACTGATGACCGGGCCTATGTTCGACAGCTGGTTTCCTCCATGGATGTGGCTGAGACCAATGTCTTCTTCTACCCTCGGCTTCTCCCACTG ACAAAATCTCCCATCGACAGTACCACTGAACCACCAGCAGTTCGAGCGTCTGAAGAGCGTTTAAGCAGTGGCGATATATATTTGCTGGAAAATGGGCTCAACCTCTTTGTCTGGGTGGGAGCAAGTGTCCAACAAGGTGTTGTCCAGAGCCTTTTCAACGTCTCCTCTTTCAGTCAGATCACCAGTGGCTTG AGTGTTCTGCCAGTTCTGGATAATCCACTGTCCAAGAAGGTTCGAAGCCTCATTGATAGCTTACGGGCACAGAGAATGCGATACATGAAG CTTATCGTGGTGAAACAGGAAGACAAGCTGGAGATGCTGTTCAAACACTTCCTCGTGGAAGACAAGAGCCTAAGCGGAGGGGCATCCTATGTGGACTTTCTCTGTCATATGCATAAGGAGATTCGGCAGCTACTGAGCTAA
- the Fut11 gene encoding alpha-(1,3)-fucosyltransferase 11, translating into MRRVSLWRRTGSALYSPQGGVSCCPRGSAVDMAAHCTETMLTALGLLSVCAASSSGSGVSGKAGGEAEWAEPWDGTVFRPPAALGAVGVARGPESQPPGSKETADLPVLLWWSPGLFPHFPGDSERIECEHGACVASRDRRSHADPRTRALLFYGTDFRAADAPLPRLGHQSWALLHEESPLNNFLLSHGPGIRLFNITATFSRHSDYPLPLQWLPGVPYLLLPAPPLRERTEWRRRGYAPLLYLQSHCDVPSDRDRYVRELMRYIPVDSYGKCLQNRELPTVRLQDTATATTEDPELLAFLSRYKFHLALENAICNDYMTEKLWRPMHLGAVPVYRGSPSVRDWMPNNHSIILIDDFESPQKLAEFIDFLDKNDEEYLKYLAYKQPGGITNQFLLDSLEHRKWGVNDPLLPNYLNGFECFVCDHELARLENEKARASSPGDIPVPEPHIAEPSHMNCPVPTPGFGKVEEIPENDSWKEMWLQDYWQGLYQGEALTAMIHNNETQQRKFWDYVHQIFMKRNKNL; encoded by the exons ATGCGCCGTGTGTCTCTGTGGCGTAGGACCGGGTCAGCTCTCTACTCGCCGCAGGGCGGGGTTTCGTGCTGTCCAAGAGGATCCGCTGTGGACATGGCTGCTCACTGCACAGAGACGATGCTGACCGCCCTGGGGCTGCTCAGTGTCTGTGCGGCCAGCAGCTCCGGGTCCGGGGTTTCGGGAAAGGCGGGTGGGGAGGCAGAATGGGCGGAGCCGTGGGACGGCACGGTTTTCCGGCCGCCAGCTGCGCTAGGCGCCGTGGGGGTGGCGCGCGGGCCGGAGTCCCAGCCGCCGGGGAGCAAGGAGACTGCAGACCTACCGGTGCTGCTGTGGTGGAGCCCAGGCCTCTTTCCACACTTTCCGGGCGACTCGGAGCGCATCGAATGTGAGCACGGCGCGTGCGTGGCGTCCCGGGACCGACGGTCGCACGCCGACCCGCGGACGCGCGCACTGCTTTTTTACGGCACCGACTTCCGCGCAGCCGACGCACCTCTTCCGCGCCTGGGGCACCAGAGCTGGGCGCTACTGCACGAGGAGTCGCCGCTCAACAACTTCCTGCTGAGCCACGGCCCTGGGATCCGCCTCTTCAACATCACGGCCACCTTCAGCCGCCACTCGGACTACCCACTGCCGCTGCAATGGCTGCCCGGGGTCCCCTATTTGCTCCTGCCTGCGCCTCCGCTCCGGGAACGCACCGAGTGGCGTCGTCGCGGGTACGCGCCGCTGCTCTACTTGCAGTCCCACTGCGATGTGCCCTCGGACCGGGACCGCTACGTACGCGAGCTCATGCGCTACATCCCG GTGGATTCCTATGGCAAATGCCTTCAGAACCGCGAGCTGCCCACCGTGCGGCTACAGGACACAGCCACGGCCACCACCGAGGATCCAGAACTCTTGGCCTTCTTGTCCCGCTATAAGTTCCATTTGGCCCTGGAAAATGCCATTTGTAATGACTACATGACAGAGAAACTGTGGCGCCCCATGCATCTCGGTGCTGTGCCTGTGTATCGTGGCTCACCCTCTGTGAGGGATTGGATGCCCAATAACCACTCCATCATCCTAATTGATGACTTTGAGTCCCCTCAAAAGCTGGCAGAGTTTATTGACTTTCTGGACAAGAATGATGAAGAGTATTTGAAATACCTGGCGTACAAGCAACCAGGGGGTATCACCAACCAGTTTCTCCTGGATAGCCTGGAGCACAGGAAGTGGGGAGTGAATGATCCATTGTTGCCTAACTACCTCAATGGCTTTGAGTGTTTCGTCTGTGACCATGAACTGGCCCGGCTGGAAAATGAGAAAGCCCGTGCATCCTCTCCTGGGGACATCCCTGTCCCCGAGCCTCACATTGCCGAGCCCTCACACATGAACTGTCCAGTGCCTACCCCTGGCTTTGGCAAAGTCGAAGAGATTCCTGAGAATGACAG CTGGAAGGAAATGTGGCTACAAGATTATTGGCAAGGTCTCTATCAGGGGGAAGCTCTCACTGCTATGATCCACAACAATGAAACACAGCAGAGGAAATTTTGGGATTATGTACATCAGATCTTcatgaaaaggaataaaaatctcTAA
- the Sec24c gene encoding protein transport protein Sec24C isoform X2 — protein MNVNQSAPPVPPFGQSQPIYPGYHQSGYGGQPGPAAPAYGAYNGPLPGYQQTPPQGVPRAPPSSGAPPASTAQAPCGQTTYGQFGQGDIQNGPSSTAQMQRVPGSQQFGSPLAPQVNQPAVLQPYGPPPTSTQVTAQLAGMQISGAGSQAPPSSGLGYGSPTSLASASGSFPNSGPYGSYPQSQAPPLSQTQGHPGVQPPLRSAPPLASSFTPPASGTQMTGPSVPPPPMHSPQQPGYQLQQNGSFGPARGPQPNYESPYPGTPTFGSQPGPPQPLPPKRLDPDAIPSPIQVIEDDRNNRGSEPFVTGVRGQVPPLVTTNFLVKDQGNASPRYIRCTSYNIPCTSDMAKQAQVPLAAVIKPLARLPLEEASPYVVDHGESGPLRCNRCKAYMCPLMTFIEGGRRFQCSFCSCINDVPPQYFQHLDHTGKRVDAYDRPELSLGSYEFLATVDYCKNNKFPSPPAFIFMIDVSYNAIRTGLVRLLCEELKSLLDYLPREGGAEESVIRVGFVTYNKVLHFYNVKSSLAQPQMMVVSDVADMFVPLLDGFLVNVNESRAVITSLLDQIPEMFADTRETETVFAPVIQAGMEALKAAECAGKLFLFHTSLPIAEAPGKLKNRDDRKLINTDKEKTLFQPQTGTYQTLAKDCVTQGCCVDLFLFPNQYVDVATLSVVPQLTGGSVYKYACFQVENDQERFLSDLRRDVQKVVGFDAVMRVRTSTGIRAVDFFGAFYMSNTTDVELAGLDEDKTVAVEFKHDDRLSEESGALLQCALLYTSCAGQRRLRIHNLALNCCTQLADLYRNCETDTLINYMAKFAYRGVLNSPVKNVRDTLITQCAQILACYRKNCASPSSAGQLILPECMKLLPVYLNCVLKSDVLQPGAEVTTDDRAYVRQLVSSMDVAETNVFFYPRLLPLTKSPIDSTTEPPAVRASEERLSSGDIYLLENGLNLFVWVGASVQQGVVQSLFNVSSFSQITSGLSVLPVLDNPLSKKVRSLIDSLRAQRMRYMKLIVVKQEDKLEMLFKHFLVEDKSLSGGASYVDFLCHMHKEIRQLLS, from the exons ATGAATGTCAACCAATCAGCTCCACCTGTTCCACCATTTGGGCAGAGCCAGCCCATCTACCCAGGGTATCATCAGTCCGGTTATGGTGGGCAACCAGGACCTGCAGCACCTGCCTATGGAGCCTACAATGGCCCACTGCCAGGCTATCAGCAGACACCTCCCCAAG GTGTGCCAAGAGCCCCACCTTCCTCAGGGGCACCTCCAGCCTCAACAGCACAGGCCCCCTGTGGTCAGACTACATATGGCCAGTTTGGTCAAGGTGATATACAGAATGGGCCAAGCTCCACGGCTCAGATGCAAAG GGTCCCAGGGTCTCAGCAGTTTGGGTCCCCATTGGCCCCTCAGGTCAACCAGCCAGCTGTGCTTCAGCCCTATGGCCCTCCCCCGACAAGTACACAGGTGACTGCACAGCTTGCTGGAATGCAGATCAGTGGTGCTGGGTCTCaagcccctccctcttctgggTTAGGCTATG GTTCACCAACATCATTGGCCTCAGCCTCAGGAAGTTTCCCTAATTCTGGTCCATATGGCTCCTATCCTCAGAGCCAGGCTCCTCCCCTTAGCCAGACTCAGGGTCATCCTGGAGTCCAGCCTCCCCTGCGATCTGCTCCACCACTGGCTTCCAGCTTCACACCCCCAGCTTCAG GCACCCAGATGACTGGACCCTCAGTACCACCGCCACCTATGCACTCCCCTCAGCAGCCAGGCTATCAGCTGCAGCAGAATG GTTCCTTTGGACCAGCCCGAGGCCCTCAGCCTAATTACGAGAGCCCATACCCTGGAACGCCTACCTTTGGCAGTCAGCCTGGGCCTCCTCAGCCACTGCCTCCTAAGCGCCTGGACCCTGATGCCATCCCCAGCCCT ATTCAGGTTATTGAAGATGACAGAAACAACCGGGGTTCAGAGCCATTTGTTACTGGTGTAAGGGGACAGGTGCCACCTCTAGTCACCACCAACTTCCTGGTGAAAGACCAAG GGAATGCAAGTCCCCGGTACATTCGATGCACATCCTATAATATCCCTTGCACATCTGACATGGCTAAGCAGGCTCAGGTGCCTCTGGCAGCTGTCATCAAACCACTGGCAAGGCTGCCCCTAGAGGAG GCTTCACCATATGTTGTGGACCATGGCGAATCCGGCCCTCTACGCTGCAATCGCTGCAAAGCATACATGTGCCCTCTCATGACATTCATCGAGGGAGGGAGGCGCTTCCAGTGCTCCTTTTGCAGTTGTATCAATGATG TTCCCCCCCAGTATTTTCAACATCTGGATCATACTGGCAAACGTGTGGATGCTTATGACCGTCCTGAGCTGTCCCTGGGGTCTTATGAATTCTTGGCCACTGTAGATTACTGCAAG AACAATAAATTCCCCAGTCCTCCTGCTTTCATCTTTATGATTGATGTCTCCTACAACGCCATCAGGACTGGTCTTGTTCGGCTCCTCTGTGAGGAGCTCAAGTCACTCTTGGACTACCTGCCTAG GGAGGGTGGCGCAGAAGAGTCAGTGATCCGAGTTGGCTTTGTCACCTACAATAAGGTGCTCCACTTCTACAATGTGAAGAGCTCCTTGGCTCAGCCCCAGATGATGGTTGTGTCTGATGTGGCTGACATGTTTGTGCCACTGCTAGATGGCTTCCTGGTCAATGTCAATGAGTCCCGTGCAGTCATCACCAG CTTATTGGATCAGATCCCAGAAATGTTTGCAGacacaagagagacagagacagtattTGCCCCAGTTATCCAGGCTGGAATGGAAGCTCTGAAG GCTGCTGAGTGTGCGGGAAAGCTGTTTCTGTTCCACACGTCCTTGCCCATTGCAGAAGCCCCAGGGAAGCTAAAGAATAGAGATGACAGGAAGTTGATCAACACAGACAAGGAGAAG aCTCTGTTCCAGCCTCAGACAGGTACCTATCAGACTCTGGCCAAAGACTGTGTGACTCAAGGCTGCTGCGTggacctcttcctcttccctaaCCAATATGTAGATGTGGCCACACTCTCTGTTGTTCCCCAGCTCACTGGAGGCTCTGTCTACAAATATGCCTGCTTTCAG GTGGAAAATGACCAGGAACGGTTCTTGAGTGACCTGCGTCGGGATGTACAGAAGGTGGTGGGCTTTGATGCTGTGATGCGGGTTCGGACAAGTACCG GTATCCGTGCTGTGGATTTCTTTGGAGCTTTCTACATGAGCAATACAACGGATGTGGAGTTGGCTGGACTGGACGAGGACAAGACAGTGGCTGTAGAATTCAAGCATGATGACCGGCTCAGTGAAGAGAGTGGAGCCCTGCTGCAG TGTGCCCTGCTTTATACCAGCTGTGCAGGGCAGCGTCGGCTTCGCATCCACAACCTGGCCCTAAACTGCTGCACCCAGTTGGCTGATCTATATCGAAACTGTGAAACAGACACGCTCATCAACTACATGGCCAAGTTTG CATATCGGGGTGTTCTGAATAGCCCTGTGAAGAATGTACGTGACACTCTGATCACCCAGTGTGCCCAGATCCTGGCCTGTTACAGAAAGAACTGTGCCAGCCCTTCCTCTGCAGGACAG TTGATCCTTCCCGAGTGTATGAAGCTACTCCCAGTTTACCTGAACTGTGTCTTGAAGAGTGATGTTCTGCAGCCTGGCGCTGAGGTCACTACTGATGACCGGGCCTATGTTCGACAGCTGGTTTCCTCCATGGATGTGGCTGAGACCAATGTCTTCTTCTACCCTCGGCTTCTCCCACTG ACAAAATCTCCCATCGACAGTACCACTGAACCACCAGCAGTTCGAGCGTCTGAAGAGCGTTTAAGCAGTGGCGATATATATTTGCTGGAAAATGGGCTCAACCTCTTTGTCTGGGTGGGAGCAAGTGTCCAACAAGGTGTTGTCCAGAGCCTTTTCAACGTCTCCTCTTTCAGTCAGATCACCAGTGGCTTG AGTGTTCTGCCAGTTCTGGATAATCCACTGTCCAAGAAGGTTCGAAGCCTCATTGATAGCTTACGGGCACAGAGAATGCGATACATGAAG CTTATCGTGGTGAAACAGGAAGACAAGCTGGAGATGCTGTTCAAACACTTCCTCGTGGAAGACAAGAGCCTAAGCGGAGGGGCATCCTATGTGGACTTTCTCTGTCATATGCATAAGGAGATTCGGCAGCTACTGAGCTAA
- the Chchd1 gene encoding coiled-coil-helix-coiled-coil-helix domain-containing protein 1, giving the protein MATPSLRGRLARFANPGKPVLKPNKPLILANSVGNRRREKGEATCITEMSMMMACWKQNEFRDEACRKEIQDFFDCSSKAQEARKMRSIHETLEQSERLPPHKMTKLLQRFPNKSHLT; this is encoded by the exons ATGGCGACTCCCAGTTTGCGCGGCCGCTTGGCGCGGTTTGCGAACCCAGGGAAACCTGTCCTGAAACCCAATAAGCCTCTTATCCTAGCTAACTCTGTCGGGAACAGACGCCGAGAGAAGGGCG AGGCAACCTGTATCACGGAGATGTCGATGATGATGGCTTGCTGGAAGCAGAATGAATTCCGCGACGAGGCGTGCAGAAAAGAGATCCAGGACTTCTTCGATTGTTCTTCCAAAGCTCAG GAAGCTAGGAAGATGAGGTCGATCCATGAGACTCTGGAGCAGTCTGAGAGATTACCTCCCCACAAAATGACCAAGCTATTACAGAGATTTCCCAACAAATCTCACCTCACCTGA